A window of Plutella xylostella chromosome 19, ilPluXylo3.1, whole genome shotgun sequence contains these coding sequences:
- the LOC105398081 gene encoding glycine-rich cell wall structural protein-like, producing MNIIVLGGVLVALCVVASAVPADLAEGAGVPVESLQAAETRGYGHGHGGHGHHGGYSGGYGGGYGSHHGGHHGGGYGGGYGGGYGGGYGGHHGGGYGGHHGGYGGGYGGHHGYRRG from the exons ATGAACATT ATAGTTTTGGGAGGTGTGTTGGTGGCGTTGTGCGTTGTGGCGTCGGCGGTGCCTGCGGACCTGGCGGAGGGTGCCGGGGTGCCTGTGGAGTCCCTGCAGGCCGCTGAGACTCGCGGCTACGGACACGGGCACGGCGGACACGGCCATCATGGTGGCTACAGCGGCGGATATGGCGGCGGCTACGGAAGTCACCATGGTGGGCACCACGGCGGCGGCTACGGCGGTGGCTATGGCGGCGGCTATGGCGGCGGATACGGCGGCCATCATGGCGGCGGCTACGGCGGTCACCACGGCGGCTACGGCGGTGGCTATGGAGGTCACCATGGATATCGCCGCGGCTGA
- the LOC105398079 gene encoding glycine-rich cell wall structural protein, whose translation MNLIILGGVLVALCVVVSAQPAGLGDLPLEGGHEESLQAAETFGFGYGGYGGRGFGGYGGHYGGYGGHYGGYGGRGFGGYGGHHGGYGGYGGGRYYGGWGR comes from the exons ATGAATCTT ATAATTTTGGGAGGTGTGCTAGTGGCGCTATGCGTGGTGGTGTCGGCGCAGCCCGCGGGTCTTGGGGACCTGCCCTTGGAGGGGGGTCATGAGGAGTCCCTGCAGGCGGCCGAGACCTTCGGCTTCGGGTACGGCGGGTACGGTGGACGCGGCTTCGGCGGGTACGGCGGACACTACGGCGGGTACGGTGGACACTACGGCGGGTATGGCGGACGCGGGTTCGGGGGCTATGGCGGACACCACGGCGGTTACGGAGGTTACGGCGGTGGCCGCTACTACGGAGGCTGGGGACGCTAA